The following proteins come from a genomic window of Methylorubrum populi:
- a CDS encoding TnsA endonuclease N-terminal domain-containing protein yields the protein MTPVASAPTGAPARTIGMGHRSVRGTVQVKGASIAHESTLERDLLTILDFLPSAQRVRGQPITITFRDPVTHKSRRYTPDVAVDFVGPTAAQPSAAAATPMIYEVKYRADLFAQWPRLKPAFLAARAYAREQRATFRILTETEIRTPLLANVTFLRPYLRRAEHDGFEETLIATLMAYEEATPEIVLLASFSDEPSRLQALPHLWRLLAQGRIEADLTLDLTMKTPIWVAEDEATTWSDPHSYALRPLVRSAAERRRIASPMRSISTAS from the coding sequence GTGACGCCCGTCGCCTCCGCGCCCACAGGCGCGCCGGCGCGCACCATCGGCATGGGCCACCGCTCGGTTCGCGGCACGGTCCAGGTGAAAGGCGCGTCGATCGCCCATGAGAGTACGCTCGAACGCGACCTTCTGACGATCCTGGACTTCCTGCCCTCGGCCCAGCGCGTCCGCGGGCAACCCATCACGATTACCTTCCGCGATCCTGTCACCCACAAGTCCCGCCGGTACACGCCGGACGTGGCAGTGGACTTCGTGGGGCCGACGGCCGCCCAGCCTTCGGCCGCCGCGGCGACGCCGATGATCTACGAGGTGAAGTACCGCGCGGACCTGTTCGCGCAGTGGCCGCGCCTGAAGCCGGCGTTCCTGGCGGCGCGCGCCTATGCGCGCGAGCAGAGGGCGACGTTCAGGATTCTAACCGAGACCGAGATCCGCACGCCGCTTCTCGCCAACGTGACCTTCCTGCGCCCGTACCTCCGGCGCGCGGAGCACGACGGGTTCGAGGAGACGTTGATCGCGACGCTGATGGCCTACGAGGAGGCCACGCCCGAGATCGTGCTGCTCGCGAGTTTCTCCGACGAGCCCAGCCGCTTGCAGGCACTCCCGCACCTGTGGCGCTTACTTGCGCAGGGTCGGATCGAGGCTGATCTCACCCTGGACCTGACGATGAAGACCCCGATCTGGGTCGCCGAGGACGAGGCCACGACATGGAGCGATCCGCATTCATACGCCTTGCGCCCTCTTGTGAGGTCCGCTGCGGAGAGGCGACGTATCGCATCACCCATGAGATCGATCTCGACAGCGTCCTAG